The nucleotide window GTATCGCTGCTGGCAGTGGCGGTGGTGCTGTATACCTACGGTGCTCCTTTTATGGCCATCCTGGAGATCATCATATATGCCGGTGCTATCATGGTGCTGATCATATTTTTTGTGATGATGCTCAACCTGGGGCTCGAAACGGCAGAACATGAAAAGGCGTGGCTAAGGCCCAGGATCTGGATTGTACCCGGACTGTTTTGTCTGGTACTGCTGGGCGAACTGTTGTTCCTGATCCTGCAAAACAGACAGCCCGCCGCTGGTATACAGGTAGTCAGTCCCAAACAGGTGGGCATGGCCATGTTCGGCCCCTACCTGATAGCGGTGGAACTCGTCGGTATCCTGCTGATGGCAGGTATCGTAGGTGCCTACCATCTGGGAAGACAACAGGGAAAAACATTACATCGTTTTCTTGAAAATAATCTCGACACATGAACATACATCCCACTACAGCCGGTTTGTTGCTGGCAGGAATCCTGTTTGTGCTGGGCCTCATCAGCGTATTGATCAGACGCAACATCATCTTTATGTTGCTGTCTGTGGAAATTATGCTGAACGCTGCCGGATTGGCTTTTGTGGTGGCTGCTTCCCACTGGGGACAACCCGATGGACAGGTAATGTTTATGTTTATCCTGGCAATGGCTGCCGCAGAAGTTTCGGTAGGACTGGCATTGATACTGCAGCTCTATCACCAGCTGCGTACGCTCGACAGCGACGAAGCCAGCAGGATGAGAGGATAAAATATCTGCATAACCCGATAAAAATATGATCAGATGCTGCCCGCGCTAATCCCTGCTATTCCTTTCTTCAGTGCATGTATACTCATGCTCTGGTGGAAACGCCTTAATCATATATCCGTTACCGTTATTGCCTGCGGTAGCATTGCCTTGTCATCGCTTATTGCGCTGATAGTGGCGGCTACGGTAGCCGGACAGGACCAGCTTCCCCTTGTGCAGCATGTATGGCAATGGATGCAGGTACCGGGCTTTACTGCAGGGATCGACTTCCGCATGGACGCATTGTCGGTAGTGTTCACACTGGTGATTACGATTGTAGGATTGCTGATCCATGTGTATGCTACTGGTTATATGCAGGAAGATGAAGACTATGGCCGTTTTTTCGCCTGTATGAACCTGTTTGTAGGCTCCATGCTGGTGCTGGTAATGGCCGATAATCTGTTGTTGCTATACCTGGGTTGGGAAGGCGTGGGGCTCTGCAGTTATCTGTTGATAGGCTTCTGGTATAAAGATCCGGCCAATGGTTATGCAGCACGTAAAGCCTTTATTGTGACCAGGGTAGGGGATACTGCGATGGCGGTAGCTTTGTTTATGTTGTACCAGTATACCGGTACGCTCAATATTCCTGAAATATTGCAGGAAACAGGTGGATTATGGACTCGTGGAGATGGAGTAGTAACACTGATCGCACTGCTGTTGCTGGGTGGTGCGGTGGGCAAATCTGCACAACTGCCGCTGCAAACATGGTTGCCCGATGCTATGGCCGGTCCTACGCCTGTCAGCGCGCTGATACATGCCGCCACCATGGTGACAGCTGGCGTATACCTGATTGCCCGGATGCATAGCGTGTTTGAACTGGCGCCTGCCGCACAAACGGCCACCGCTGTAATAGGTGCAGTAACACTGGTCATAGCAGGTTTCAGCGCATTGGTGCAAACAGATATTAAGAGAGTGCTGGCTTATTCTACTATCAGCCAGATAGGGTATATGTTTCTGGCGCTGGGATGTGGAGCATGGTCGGCTGCGATCTTCCATTTTGTGACGCACGCTTTTTTTAAAGCGCTGTTGTTTATGGCAGCCGGCGCTGTGATCGTTGCATTACACCATGAGCAGGATATGTTTAAAATGGGTGGGCTGAGGAAACAGTTGCCCGGCGTATTCTGGGTGTTCCTGATAGGCGCTGCTTCGCTGACGGCTATTCCGTTTGTGACAGCCGGCTTTTACAGCAAGGACCAGATCATCTGGTTGTCGTGGTCCGCTGCCGGCGGACACACCGCTTACTGGCTGGCCGGACTACTGGGAGCTTTGCTCACAGGTATGTATACTTTCCGCATGGTTTTTCTGGTTTTTTATGGAGAAGTGAAAACGAAGGTACATCGTATACCCGGCCCCGTGATGATGGTGCCGTTATATATACTCGCCTTTCTGTCTACAGTAGCTGGTTTTATAGAGCTGCCCCATACGCTGGGACATGTAACGATTTTCAGTAACTGGCTGCAGCCGGTGTTACCGGCGGTGGAAGTATTACACGAGTCGCTGGCAATGGAATGGTTGTCACAGCTGATATCAGCGGCGCTGGCACTGGGCGGTATCTGGCTGGCATGGCATTGGGTGATAAAGAAGCCCGGCGGTATGACCGAATTTCTGTCAATGCCCGGTCAGCTGTGGTTGCAGGGATTCTGGAGAAGAGGCTGGGATATGGATGCGCTGTACGATGCGCTGATGGTGAAACCCTTTGTATATTTCTCTGATATTAATAGTAAAGACCTGATCGATAAAATCTATACCGGTCTGGCGCAACTAATGGGATGGTGTCATAACATGATGGCCCGTACGCAGAGTGGTGTGCTTCGCTGGTATATCATGGGCGTGGTGTTGGGCGCAGTGGCTTTGCTGTCGGTATTGATATGGCGGCTATACGAAATTTAATAACGTTAACGGTTAAATGTTCTCACAATGATCCTGCTATTGCTGATATTAATACCCCTGGCTGGCGGGCTGTTATCCTGGATAGCAGCGTCCAGGAGCGCATTGTGGTCCCGGTGTATTGCGCTGGGATGCCTGTTGATCAATCTGGTGATTGTGTTTCAGATATGGGCCACGAAGCCCGCTGCCGGCGGAAAATGGCTGTACCACTTTAAAGCCGAATGGGTGCCGCATTTCGGGATCAGCCTGAATCTGGCGATGGATGGACTATCGTTGCTCATGCTGGTGCTGACGTTTTTCCTGGGAGCATTGTCGGTACTGATATCCTGGAAAGAGATCAACTACAGGGTTGGCTTTTTCCATTTTAACCTGTTGTTTGCGCTGACAGGTATTACCGGTGTATTCCTGACGATGGACCTTTTCCTGTTTTATTTTTTCTGGGAGATGATGCTGATACCGATGTATTTTCTGATTGGTATCTGGGGGCATGCCAACCGGGAGTATGCGGCCAATAAGTTTTTCATTTTCACGCAGGCCGGCGGACTGCTGATGTTGTTGGCCATCCTGGCGTTGTACTTTATTCATGGTGCCAATACCGGGGTATACACCTACGATTATTTTGCATTGCTGCATACACCTATGCAGCAGGAAACGGCCCGCTGGCTGATGTTGGGATTTCTCACCGCTTTTCTGGTGAAACTGCCGGCGGTGCCGTTTCATACCTGGTTGCCGGATGCGCACACAGAAGCACCTACTGCTGGTAGTGTAGTCCTGGCCGGCCTCCTTCTCAAAACAGGTGCTTATGGTATTCTCCGCCTGGTACTGCCGCTTTTCCCGGAAGCTTCGGTTCATTTTGCACCCTGGATCATGTTACTAGGCGTGCTGGGCATCATTTACGGTGGAATGCTGGCCTATGCACAAACAGATCTGAAAAGGCTGATTGCCTATACGAGTGTCAGTCATATGGGTTTTGTGCTGGTAGGGGCCTTCTCTTTTAATCCATTGGCCTATGAAGGTGTGGTGATGCAGATGATCGCACACGGCATCAGTACAGGGGCGTTGTTTATCATTGCCGGGGCGCTGTATGAACGGATTCATACCCGCAACATACAGGAGATGGGCGGCTTATGGTCTAAGGTGCCGGTGATGGGCAGCGCGGCCATGATCTTTGTGATGGGCTCTCTGGGACTGCCCGGGCTGGGCAATTTTGTGGCAGAATTTCTTATCCTGCTGGGCAGCTGGCAGGCCAACCGCTGGATCACGGTTTTTGCAGCCATAGGACTGGTGGTGGCAACGGCTTATTCACTTCGCATTATGCAAAAAGTTTTTTTTGGCCCCAGTCATGGACAGCATGTTTTACCCGATCTGAACAAGCGGGAGCTGGTGATCATTGTGGCGTTGGTGATGGCCATCCTTTTATTGGGACTTTATCCGCAACCGGTATTAAATACTACCCAAAAAACTGATTATGTCGTTCGCTGATTTTATAAGCCTCGGCCCGTTGATTACACTGTTTACAGCAGTGGTGATCTCGATGCTGCTGATTGCCATCAAACGTAATCACCGCATAACCTATGCTTTTTCCCTGCTGGCTTATCTGATGGCGCTTACTGCCATCATTCCGGCCATGCTGTATATCCCGCATACCGTGCCGCCTTTGCTGGTGGTAGACGAATTTTCGCTTTTTAATACAGGACTGGTACTTACCGCCGGCTTCATCATCTTACTGTTATCCTACAACTATTTCGAGGAAAGGGAGGAACGGAAGGAAGAATATTACCTGTTGTTACCGTTGGCTACTACGGGTGCACTGGTGCTGGTGGTGAGTCGCCATTTTATGTCCCTTTTCCTGGGACTGGAAATTCTGAGTATCAGCCTGTATGGGCTGATTGCCTACCTCAGGGCCCGGGAGCGCTCTGATGAAGCCGGTATTAAATACCTGATCCTCGCTGCGTTGTCTTCTGCCTTTTTATTGTTCGGGATGGCCCTGGTATATGCTTTTACCGGGCATATGGATTTTCCTGGTATCGGTGCCGCACTGCGTCAGGCGGGTTATATTCCGGTAACAGTGCTGGCAGGTTTTGGTATGATGCTGATCGGTATCGGTTTTAAGCTGGGCATTGTACCCTTTCATATGTGGGCGCCGGATATCTATGAAGGCGCGCCTTTACCGGTGGCAGCGTTTATAGCCACTATCTCCAAAGGAGGTATGCTGGTAGTGCTGATTCGTTTTTATCTGGATATTCACGGTAATGACTATACGATGATATGGTGGATGCTGGCCATTATTGCAGTGGCTTCCATGTTTGCGGGCAACTGGCTGGCACTCATGCAGCAGAACATCAAAAGAATACTGGCTTATTCTTCCATTGCACACATGGGTTACATTCTGGTTGCTTTTTTATCAGGTGTGCAAACGGGACTGGAGGCAATTTCCTTTTACCTGGTAGCTTATTTCATCACCAGTATCGGTGCTTTTGGGGTATTGATTGTGATGAGCAGCAGTATCCAGGACGCAGAAACGTTAAAAGATTACAGTGGTATGTTCTGGCGTTATCCCTGGGTGGCCACAGTGTTTACGGCCATGTTGCTGTCTTTGGCGGGTATTCCGCTGACGGCAGGGTTCATCGGTAAGTTCTATATTGTAATGGCCGGAGTGAACGGCCATATGTGGTTCCTGTTGTTTATGCTGGTGATCAACAGTGTGATAGGGTTGTACTATTATATACGGATTATCGCCATGATGTTTAAAGCACCGGCTACAGGGGAGGAGTTGACGTATATCAAACCCTCGCTGCCTGTAGCCGGTAATATCACACTGATGTTGCTGACATTGGTGCTGATAGGACTGGGGATATATCCTACTGCTATGATGCAACTGATACAGCAGATGATGAAAATAATTGTTTAACCCGCTCTTTTCTGTTCATCGGAAGTGCCGGTTTTTCTCTCACGGGCAGCTTTGATACTGCTGTTGCCGAAGCGATAACTGAAGTAGATGCTGGCGGTCCTGAACTGCCAGGTATTGAAGATATGCAGTGCCATATTGCTGGTTTCTGCAACGCCGCGATAGGATTCATTCCGCAGGATGTTGTTGTAATTCAGCTTGATAGTGGCAGCTTTGTTCCAGAAAGTTTTTTGTATGCCCAGATTCAGGTTGTATTCATTATAACCTCTGAAGATGGCATATACAAACGGAGAATTATAGTAACCTGCTACTTCCAGCTTAAAATCATGTGGCAACGTGATGGTATTGGTGCTGTTAAAGTTGTAGGTGAAACTGTTTGTAGTCTCCGGTTTGTTCAGTGTCGGATGGGTGAAATAATAATCGTTGTATGCGGTGTTGATGTTGTTATCGCTACTCCACCATTTGGTTACCTGGAAAGGCAGCGTGATGGCCAGACTGTACACCTGACTTCTTTTGTAGTTGATCAACGTACTGATAGATGATTTGGTATTGTCATCCTGCATAAGGAATTCATTAATGACGTCGGTGGTGCGGTTGTATCCCAGGGTGGCAATATACTTGTCTCTGAAGGTATAGGCCAGTTCCACGTTGTTGGTGTACTGCGGCTGCAGGTAAGGGTTTCCTTTGAAGTAGGTATACCTGTCCAGATAAAACATGAATGGATTCAGCTGGCCGTATTCCGGACGTTCAATGCGGCGGGAGTAAGCGAGACTAAGTTTATTTTTGTCATTGAGCTTTTGATCGATCGTCAGGTTGGGGAAGAAGTCGGTATAGGAACGTTTTACCTGGCTTTTAAGCGTAACGGAATAACCATCTGATTGGGTGTTTTCTATACGCAGGCCCATCTGGATACCTGTTTTCGGTGTAAGCTGTTTTCTATAGCTGGCATAGGCTGCGTAAACATCTTCCTGATAATTGAATTCATTGCTCTGGCTGGGGGCATAGATGTATTGATCGTTTTTCAGGGAGTCGTACTGTAGTTTATTGGTAGTTGTTACCAGGCTGGCTTTCAGACCGGCTTCTACTTTACCATTTTTACCGAGCGGCCAGGAGAAATCACCTCTCAGACTTTTAATGGTGATCTCTGTGCCGCCCATATTGCGGATACCATTCGGGTTGCGTGTTAGTTGCTTGGCAACATCAAAAAGGCTGTCGTTCAGCATCAACGTACGATCGCTCTTAAAGCGGGCATAGTCTGCGTCGATGCTGTACTCACGGCCAGCAGTGTCCAGTACGGCCTTATAGTTGACGTTGACAGCAATATTATTGAAGTGGTTGTTGTTCCTGGTGTAGGAATTGACAATAGAATCGGCGAGCTTATTAGGACTACCCATACTGGTGGTGCTATAAATCTGATTGCTGAAACGGTTTTTAAAGCCGTTGACCAGTACGCCTACCGTGTGTTTGTCATTGATGGAATAATCTAAACCGATTTTGGCAGCATTGCGCTGGAAACGGTTGCGCTGAAAAATGTCCTGTGATTGCGCGGTAATAA belongs to Chitinophaga sp. HK235 and includes:
- a CDS encoding NADH-quinone oxidoreductase subunit N, producing MSFADFISLGPLITLFTAVVISMLLIAIKRNHRITYAFSLLAYLMALTAIIPAMLYIPHTVPPLLVVDEFSLFNTGLVLTAGFIILLLSYNYFEEREERKEEYYLLLPLATTGALVLVVSRHFMSLFLGLEILSISLYGLIAYLRARERSDEAGIKYLILAALSSAFLLFGMALVYAFTGHMDFPGIGAALRQAGYIPVTVLAGFGMMLIGIGFKLGIVPFHMWAPDIYEGAPLPVAAFIATISKGGMLVVLIRFYLDIHGNDYTMIWWMLAIIAVASMFAGNWLALMQQNIKRILAYSSIAHMGYILVAFLSGVQTGLEAISFYLVAYFITSIGAFGVLIVMSSSIQDAETLKDYSGMFWRYPWVATVFTAMLLSLAGIPLTAGFIGKFYIVMAGVNGHMWFLLFMLVINSVIGLYYYIRIIAMMFKAPATGEELTYIKPSLPVAGNITLMLLTLVLIGLGIYPTAMMQLIQQMMKIIV
- a CDS encoding TonB-dependent receptor domain-containing protein; translated protein: MKKFIVVLGILMSYVMCSFAQKTTPTGNISLKITDAAGKPLPFANVLLRKVQDSTMVKGELTTEAGDCRFEKIPFGQYFIQASQMGYTTHYVPSFTVDAGHTSLTLPAVTLQTLSQNLQAVNVTAVKPFIEKSAGKTVLNVENSVTAVGNSALDILKRAPGVQIDNSENVKMKGQSVTVMIDGKLTYLSGEDLTNLLKNTPGESIAQIEILTSPSAKYDASGNGGIINIKTKKGKLTGINGTVNTTLSQARYGTYNANGSFNWRTTRFNLFGDLGISDRPFQVTREYSRTFHDNNIITAQSQDIFQRNRFQRNAAKIGLDYSINDKHTVGVLVNGFKNRFSNQIYSTTSMGSPNKLADSIVNSYTRNNNHFNNIAVNVNYKAVLDTAGREYSIDADYARFKSDRTLMLNDSLFDVAKQLTRNPNGIRNMGGTEITIKSLRGDFSWPLGKNGKVEAGLKASLVTTTNKLQYDSLKNDQYIYAPSQSNEFNYQEDVYAAYASYRKQLTPKTGIQMGLRIENTQSDGYSVTLKSQVKRSYTDFFPNLTIDQKLNDKNKLSLAYSRRIERPEYGQLNPFMFYLDRYTYFKGNPYLQPQYTNNVELAYTFRDKYIATLGYNRTTDVINEFLMQDDNTKSSISTLINYKRSQVYSLAITLPFQVTKWWSSDNNINTAYNDYYFTHPTLNKPETTNSFTYNFNSTNTITLPHDFKLEVAGYYNSPFVYAIFRGYNEYNLNLGIQKTFWNKAATIKLNYNNILRNESYRGVAETSNMALHIFNTWQFRTASIYFSYRFGNSSIKAARERKTGTSDEQKRAG
- the nuoL gene encoding NADH-quinone oxidoreductase subunit L encodes the protein MLPALIPAIPFFSACILMLWWKRLNHISVTVIACGSIALSSLIALIVAATVAGQDQLPLVQHVWQWMQVPGFTAGIDFRMDALSVVFTLVITIVGLLIHVYATGYMQEDEDYGRFFACMNLFVGSMLVLVMADNLLLLYLGWEGVGLCSYLLIGFWYKDPANGYAARKAFIVTRVGDTAMAVALFMLYQYTGTLNIPEILQETGGLWTRGDGVVTLIALLLLGGAVGKSAQLPLQTWLPDAMAGPTPVSALIHAATMVTAGVYLIARMHSVFELAPAAQTATAVIGAVTLVIAGFSALVQTDIKRVLAYSTISQIGYMFLALGCGAWSAAIFHFVTHAFFKALLFMAAGAVIVALHHEQDMFKMGGLRKQLPGVFWVFLIGAASLTAIPFVTAGFYSKDQIIWLSWSAAGGHTAYWLAGLLGALLTGMYTFRMVFLVFYGEVKTKVHRIPGPVMMVPLYILAFLSTVAGFIELPHTLGHVTIFSNWLQPVLPAVEVLHESLAMEWLSQLISAALALGGIWLAWHWVIKKPGGMTEFLSMPGQLWLQGFWRRGWDMDALYDALMVKPFVYFSDINSKDLIDKIYTGLAQLMGWCHNMMARTQSGVLRWYIMGVVLGAVALLSVLIWRLYEI
- the nuoK gene encoding NADH-quinone oxidoreductase subunit NuoK — protein: MNIHPTTAGLLLAGILFVLGLISVLIRRNIIFMLLSVEIMLNAAGLAFVVAASHWGQPDGQVMFMFILAMAAAEVSVGLALILQLYHQLRTLDSDEASRMRG
- the nuoM gene encoding NADH-quinone oxidoreductase subunit M, which produces MILLLLILIPLAGGLLSWIAASRSALWSRCIALGCLLINLVIVFQIWATKPAAGGKWLYHFKAEWVPHFGISLNLAMDGLSLLMLVLTFFLGALSVLISWKEINYRVGFFHFNLLFALTGITGVFLTMDLFLFYFFWEMMLIPMYFLIGIWGHANREYAANKFFIFTQAGGLLMLLAILALYFIHGANTGVYTYDYFALLHTPMQQETARWLMLGFLTAFLVKLPAVPFHTWLPDAHTEAPTAGSVVLAGLLLKTGAYGILRLVLPLFPEASVHFAPWIMLLGVLGIIYGGMLAYAQTDLKRLIAYTSVSHMGFVLVGAFSFNPLAYEGVVMQMIAHGISTGALFIIAGALYERIHTRNIQEMGGLWSKVPVMGSAAMIFVMGSLGLPGLGNFVAEFLILLGSWQANRWITVFAAIGLVVATAYSLRIMQKVFFGPSHGQHVLPDLNKRELVIIVALVMAILLLGLYPQPVLNTTQKTDYVVR
- the nuoJ gene encoding NADH-quinone oxidoreductase subunit J, producing MDITFLIAAIIAVLATVRVITCYNIMHALLYLVVSLLAVAVVLYTYGAPFMAILEIIIYAGAIMVLIIFFVMMLNLGLETAEHEKAWLRPRIWIVPGLFCLVLLGELLFLILQNRQPAAGIQVVSPKQVGMAMFGPYLIAVELVGILLMAGIVGAYHLGRQQGKTLHRFLENNLDT